Proteins from one Phaenicophaeus curvirostris isolate KB17595 chromosome 16, BPBGC_Pcur_1.0, whole genome shotgun sequence genomic window:
- the SMCR8 gene encoding guanine nucleotide exchange protein SMCR8 has protein sequence MISAPDVVAFTREEELEGELCREPPLPEEYSVPLFPFASHGANPWAKVASSKFTRDFILISEFSEQVGPQPLLTIPDDAKVPGAFDLNYFSLRIMSVDYQASFVGHPPGSAYPKLNFVEDSKVVLGDSKEGAFAYVHHLTLYDLEARGFVRPFCMAYISADEHKIMQQFQELSAEFSKASECLKTGNRKAFANELEKKLKDLDYTRTVLHNETEIQKKANDKGYYTTQAIEKANELASVEKSIIEHQDLLKQIRSYPYRKLLKESDFHPYEPECAPDQANAGCDRDLATSDLAEPSETHLYTHVPSYTPKLIKAKSAKCFDKKLKTLEELCDIYFFTQTLDQLHHIERTFRGDVCYLLTEQISRALLKQQSITNFLFEDVSFLEEKTPENQYRGCQGLSQDTIDRKCLEESPAPKVVISLGSYKSSVESVPIKMEPEIEDSQEPQMTESVTFEHQENLDYLDADIKGSISSGESIEVLGTEKSASGLTKSESQASLPVSPSPQAGRSKVGSRRTVSEDSIEVLSTCPSEALIPEDFKASYPSAINEEPYVDDEEGGLRFTPKLSLDNADEQEDILKEENLVQVDSACCIGKESPNFLEPLPDVGQKPCEEDGVVRIPPQPYRQAEQGLRGSFPSHDGISGGLLPYELDSRYPPGSREISKSSLDECSDSTSYISSAASTCSDRTPSPAHPSGQASDRHKKKAGQNALRFIRQYPFAHPAIYSLLSGRTLIVLGEEEAIVKKLVTALSIFVPNCSVYTKPVKHWVTSPLHVVDFQKWKLIGLQRTTSPAGVNVLHALSRYSRYISILDADSKTLRCPLYKGTLVSRLADHRTQIKRGSTYYMHVQSILTQLCSKAFLFTFCHHLHLPISEREPEESVVNRRMNFLKLQLGLANEDIKIVQYLAELLKLQCIQEPGRGVNPLLRFDYVPSFLYKI, from the exons AGGGAGCCCCCACTGCCCGAGGAGTACTCGGTGCCGCTTTTCCCCTTTGCCAGCCACGGCGCCAACCCCTGGGCCAAGGTCGCCAGCTCCAAGTTCACCCGGGACTTCATCCTCATCTCTGAGTTCTCGGAGCAAGTGGGACCCCAGCCCCTCCTGACTATCCCTGATGATGCCAAGGTGCCGGGCGCTTTTGAtctcaattatttttcccttcgGATCATGTCTGTGGATTATCAGGCGTCCTTCGTGGGGCACCCACCCGGCTCTGCCTACCCAAAGCTGAACTTTGTGGAGGACTCTAAAGTGGTTTTGGGGGACTCAAAGGAAGGTGCCTTTGCCTACGTCCACCACTTGACTCTGTACGACCTCGAAGCACGGGGATTCGTGAGGCCTTTCTGCATGGCCTACATCTCTGCCGATGAGCACAAAATCATGCAGCAGTTTCAAGAGCTCTCCGCAGAGTTCTCCAAAGCCTCCGAGTGTCTGAAGACGGGGAACAGGAAGGCTTTTGCTAACGAGCTggaaaagaagctgaaagatCTCGACTACACCAGGACTGTCCTGCACAACGAAACTGAGATACAGAAGAAAGCTAACGACAAAGGGTATTACACGACTCAAGCCATCGAGAAGGCCAATGAGCTGGCCAGTGTGGAAAAGTCCATCATTGAGCACCAAGACCTGCTGAAACAAATCAGGTCGTATCCCTACAGGAAGCTGCTGAAGGAGTCCGATTTCCACCCCTACGAGCCCGAGTGTGCGCCGGATCAGGCCAACGCAGGCTGCGATCGGGACCTGGCTACCTCTGACCTTGCCGAGCCCAGCGAAACGCACCTTTACACCCACGTGCCGTCCTATACCCCCAAGCTCATCAAAGCAAAGTCTGCTAAATGTTTTGACAAGAAGCTGAAGACATTGGAGGAGCTctgtgatatttattttttcacccAAACCCTGGACCAGCTGCATCATATTGAGAGGACTTTCAGGGGTGACGTGTGCTACCTCCTGACAGAGCAGATAAGCAGGGCCCTCTTGAAGCAGCAGAGCATAACCAACTTCCTCTTTGAGGATGTGtcctttctggaagaaaaaacacCTGAAAACCAGTACAGAGGCTGCCAGGGGCTCAGTCAAGACACCATCGATAGGAAGTGTTTGGAAGAGTCCCCTGCTCCTAAAGTGGTCATCAGCCTGGGGTCCTACAAGTCCAGCGTGGAGTCCGTACCCATCAAGATGGAGCCAGAAATCGAGGACTCCCAGGAACCCCAAATGACTGAGTCTGTGACGTTTGAACACCAGGAGAACCTGGATTACCTTGATGCGGATATCAAAGGCAGCATCAGTAGCGGTGAGAGCATCGAGGTTCTTGGAACAGAGAAGTCTGCGTCTGGCCTGACCAAGTCGGAGAGCCAGGCCAGCCTCCCCGtcagccccagcccccaggCGGGTCGGAGCAAGGTGGGCAGCCGGCGGACTGTCAGCGAGGACAGCATCGAGGTGCTCAGCACCTGCCCCTCCGAGGCCCTCATCCCAGAGGATTTCAAAGCGAGCTACCCAAGTGCCATTAACGAGGAACCTTACGTGGATGACGAAGAGGGCGGCCTCCGTTTCACCCCCAAACTAAGCCTGGACAATGCCGACGAGCAGGAAGATattttgaaagaggaaaacttAGTGCAGGTTGATTCTGCCTGTTGTATCGGGAAGGAGAGTCCCAACTTCTTAGAACCCCTGCCTGACGTGGGGCAGAAGCCCTGCGAGGAGGACGGGGTGGTCAGGATCCCTCCGCAGCCGTACCGGCAGGCCGAGCAGGGGTTGCGTGGGAGCTTCCCCTCCCATGACGGCATCTCAGGTGGGCTCCTTCCCTATGAGCTTGATTCGCGCTACCCACCAGGCAGCAGAGAGATTAGTAAGAGCAGCCTCGACGAGTGTTCGGACTCCACGAGCTATATCAGCAGCGCTGCCTCCACGTGCTCCGACAGGACCCCTTCTCCGGCTCATCCTTCTGGGCAGGCGAGTGACAGGCACAAAAAAAAGGCTGGCCAGAACGCGCTGCGGTTCATCAGGCAGTACCCATTCGCTCACCCCGCCATCTACTCGCTGCTCAGCGGCAGGACCCTCATCGTGCTGGGGGAAGAGGAAGCGATAGTCAAGAAGCTCGTGACGGCGCTCTCCATCTTCGTGCCCAACTGCAGCGTTTACACCAAGCCTGTGAAACACTGGGTCACTTCCCCTCTGCACGTTGTGGATTTCCAGAAGTGGAAGCTGATCGGACTCCAGAG GACGACGTCGCCTGCTGGGGTGAACGTTCTGCATGCCTTGAGCCGATACAGCCGGTACATCAGCATCCTAGACGCCGACAGTAAGACTCTCCGCTGCCCGCTCTACAAAGGCACCTTGGTGTCGCGGCTGGCGGATCATCGCACGCAGATCAAACGGGGAAGCACCTACTATATGCACGTCCAAAGCATCCTCACCCAGCTGTGCTCGAAAGCCTTCCTCTTCACCTTTTGCCATCATTTGCACCTTCCCATCAGCGAAAGGGAACCGGAGGAATCCGTTGTGAATCGCAGGATGAACTTTCTGAAGCTTCAACTGGGCCTTGCCAACGAAGATATCAAAATTGTACAGTATTTAGCGGAGCTGCTGAAGCTGCAGTGCATTCAGGAACCCGGACGGGGGGTGAACCCCCTGCTCAGATTTGACTACGTGCCCAGCTTTTTGTACAAAATCTAG
- the SHMT1 gene encoding serine hydroxymethyltransferase, cytosolic — protein MANTTQGTGGLPSAELWASHNKMVMEPLESNDPEVHSIIKKEKQRQRLELELIASENFASRAVLEALGSCLNNKYSEGYPGQRYYGGTEFVDELERLCQKRALQAFHLDPQKWGVNVQPYSGSPANFAVYTALVEPHGRIMGLDLPDGGHLTHGFMTDKKKISATSVFFESMPYKVNPKTGYIDYDQLEENARLFHPKLIIAGVSCYSRNLDYARMRKIADANGAYLMADMAHISGLVAAGVVPSPFDHCDVVSTTTHKTLRGCRAGMIFYRKGTRSVDPKTGKETLYNLESLINQAVFPGLQGGPHNHAIAGIAVALRQAMTPEFKAYQQQVVANCKALSAALMELGYDIVTGGSDNHLILLDLRSRGTDGGRAERVLEICSIACNKNTCPGDVSALRPSGLRFGTPALTSRGFRQDDFRMVAQYIHRGIELTLRVQKDMNPKATLKEFKEKLEEEKYRAELKALKGEVEAFAATFPLPGLPVL, from the exons ATGGCAAACACGACACAGGGCACCGGGGGCCTCCCCAGCGCGGAGCTCTGGGCCTCCCATAACAAGATGGTGATGGAGCCGCTCGAAAGCAACGACCCGGAG GTGCACAGCATCATCAAGAAGGAGAAGCAGCGGcagaggctggagctggagtTAATAGCATCCGAAAACTTTGCGAGCCGAGCGGTGCTGGAGGCCCTGGGATCCTGCTTGAACAACAAATACTCCGAGGGCTACCCAGGGCAGAG GTACTACGGCGGGACAGAGTTCGTAGATGAGCTGGAAAGGCTGTGCCAGAAGCGAGCCCTGCAGGCTTTCCACCTCGACCCCCAGAAATGGGGCGTCAACGTCCAGCCCTACTCAG GGTCACCGGCAAACTTTGCGGTGTACACGGCCCTGGTGGAGCCGCACGGGAGGATCATGGGGCTGGACCTGCCCGACGGGGGCCACCTCACCCACGGCTTCATGACGGACAAGAAGAAGATTTCTGCCACCTCTGTCTTCTTCGAGTCCATGCCCTACAAG gTCAACCCCAAGACCGGTTACATCGACTACGACCAGCTGGAGGAGAACGCTCGCCTCTTCCACCCCAAGCTGATCATTGCAG gtgtcaGCTGCTACTCGCGCAACCTGGACTACGCCCGCATGCGGAAGATCGCGGACGCCAACGGTGCCTACCTCATGGCCGACATGGCCCACATCAGCGGGCTGGTGGCTGCCGGCGTGGTGCCCTCCCCCTTCGACCACTGCGATGTCGTCTCCACCACCACCCACAAGACGCTGCGGGGCTGCCGGGCCGGCATGATCTTCTACCGCAAAG GCACCCGCAGCGTGGACCCCAAGACGGGCAAGGAAACGCTCTACAACCTGGAGAGTCTCATCAACCAGGCGGTcttcccagggctgcagggaggccCACACAACCACGCCATCGCAG GGATCGCTGTGGCGCTGCGCCAGGCCATGACGCCCGAGTTCAAAGCCTACCAGCAGCAGGTGGTGGCCAACTGCAAGGCGCTGTCGGCGGCGCTGATGGAGCTGGGCTACGACATCGTCACAG GTGGCTCCGACAACCACCTGATTCTGCTGGACCTGCGCAGCAGAGGCACGGACGGCGGCCGGGCTGAGCGGGTGCTGGAGATCTGCTCCATCGCCTGCAACAAGAACACGTGTCCTG GCGATGTCAGCGCCCTGCGTCCCAGCGGCCTGCGGTTTGGGACGCCGGCTCTCACCTCCCGGGGCTTCAGGCAGGACGACTTCCGCATGGTGGCTCAGTACAtccacagag GGATTGAGCTGACGCTGCGGGTGCAGAAGGACATGAACCCCAAGGCCACGCTGAAGGAATTCAAGGAGAAACTAGAAGAGGAGAAATACCGAGCAGAGCTGAAGGCACTGAAGGGAGAGGTGGAAGCCTTCGCAGCCACCTTCCCGCTCCCGGGGCTGCCTGTCCTGTAA
- the LOC138727754 gene encoding chemerin-like receptor 1 isoform X2, which yields MWRTHAWTEPEQQQEQHLFFSLLSICESRGFPGMLAQSLMDTRDSGSLVMDSISCSPSPFPASSPTVPSENATTHDYYSGLQKSMHVLSMVVYSIACLLGVTGNGLVIWIAGFKMKKTVNSVWFLNLAIADFIFTFFLPLSIAYTALGFHWPFGKLLCKLNSTIAFLNMFASVFLLTVISMDRCVSVAFPVWSHNRRSPELAARIALGTWGLALLLSSPYLVFRDTVVSSRNVTSCYNNFALSDDYTSEATRRLWRMRHKAMIITRFLCGFLIPFMVILICYSIVAVKLKRRQLASSAKPYRIIIAVTVSFFLCYFPYHVFSLLEISKNSSSHEMKMALYIGIPLVSSLAFFNSCINPILYVFVGPDFKEKFRQSILSTFEGAFSEESLLGSLTSRRKSRSASEAEVPKI from the exons ATGTGGAGAACCCACGCATGGACTGAGCCGGAGCAGCAACAAGAGCAACACCTTTTCTTCTCGCTCCTGTCCATCTGTGAGTCTCGAGGCTTCCCGGGAATGCTGGCACAATCCCTCATGGACACAAGG GACTCTGGCTCGCTAGTGATGGACAGCATCTCTTGTTCCCCTTCGCCCTTCCCTGCCAGTTCCCCCACTGTGCCGTCTGAGAACGCCACTACCCATGACTACTACTCAGGTCTCCAGAAGAGCATGCACGTCCTCTCCATGGTGGTGTACAGCATCGCCTGTTTGCTGGGGGTGACAGGGAACGGCCTTGTCATCTGGATTGCAGGCTTCAAGATGAAGAAGACGGTGAACTCTGTCTGGTTCCTCAACCTGGCCATCGCTGACTTCATCTTCACCTTTTTCCTGCCCCTCAGCATTGCCTACACCGCCCTGGGCTTCCACTGGCCTTTTGGGAAGCTTCTATGCAAGCTGAACAGCACCATCGCGTTCCTCAACATGTTTGCCAGCGTCTTCCTCCTGACGGTCATCAGCATGGACCGCTGTGTTTCCGTGGCCTTTCCCGTCTGGTCTCACAACCGCAGGAGCCCGGAGCTGGCAGCCAGGATCGCACTGGGGACATGGGGCCTGGCTCTTCTCCTCAGCTCCCCATACCTCGTCTTTCGGGACACTGTGGTCAGTTCCAGGAACGTCACCAGCTGCTATAATAACTTTGCATTGTCTGATGACTACACGTCCGAGGCAACACGGAGGCTGTGGAGGATGCGACACAAAGCGATGATCATAACGCGATTTTTGTGTGGGTTCCTCATCCCTTTCATGGTGATTCTCATCTGCTACAGCATCGTTGCTGTTAAGCTGAAAAGAAGGCAGTTAGCCAGCTCTGCAAAGCCATACAGAATTATCATCGCTGTCACAGTCTCGTTTTTCCTCTGTTATTTCCCCTATCATGTCTTCTCCTTGCTGGAAATATCAAAAAACTCTTCCAGTCATGAGATGAAAATGGCCCTTTACATAGGGATCCCCTTGGTTTCCAGCCTTGCTTTCTTCAACAGCTGCATCAACCCCATCCTGTACGTATTTGTGGGGCCGGATTTCAAGGAGAAGTTTCGCCAATCCATCCTGTCGACCTTCGAAGGGGCCTTTAGCGAGGAGTcgctcctgggcagcctgaccaGCAGGAGAAAGTCCAGATCTGCTTCGGAAGCCGAAGTCCCAAAGATCTGA
- the LOC138727754 gene encoding chemerin-like receptor 1 isoform X1 has product MPSHGKMERGSVSHSPERSSLSKGVGQEERTIGCGRAAEERGAVDSGSLVMDSISCSPSPFPASSPTVPSENATTHDYYSGLQKSMHVLSMVVYSIACLLGVTGNGLVIWIAGFKMKKTVNSVWFLNLAIADFIFTFFLPLSIAYTALGFHWPFGKLLCKLNSTIAFLNMFASVFLLTVISMDRCVSVAFPVWSHNRRSPELAARIALGTWGLALLLSSPYLVFRDTVVSSRNVTSCYNNFALSDDYTSEATRRLWRMRHKAMIITRFLCGFLIPFMVILICYSIVAVKLKRRQLASSAKPYRIIIAVTVSFFLCYFPYHVFSLLEISKNSSSHEMKMALYIGIPLVSSLAFFNSCINPILYVFVGPDFKEKFRQSILSTFEGAFSEESLLGSLTSRRKSRSASEAEVPKI; this is encoded by the exons ATGCCAAGCCATGGGAAAATGGAGCGAGGCAGCGTGAGTCACTCTCCGGAGAGGAGCAGCCTCTCCAAGGGAGTTGGCCAGGAGGAGAGGACCATCGGCTGCGGCAGAGCGGCCGAGGAGCGTGGTGCAGTG GACTCTGGCTCGCTAGTGATGGACAGCATCTCTTGTTCCCCTTCGCCCTTCCCTGCCAGTTCCCCCACTGTGCCGTCTGAGAACGCCACTACCCATGACTACTACTCAGGTCTCCAGAAGAGCATGCACGTCCTCTCCATGGTGGTGTACAGCATCGCCTGTTTGCTGGGGGTGACAGGGAACGGCCTTGTCATCTGGATTGCAGGCTTCAAGATGAAGAAGACGGTGAACTCTGTCTGGTTCCTCAACCTGGCCATCGCTGACTTCATCTTCACCTTTTTCCTGCCCCTCAGCATTGCCTACACCGCCCTGGGCTTCCACTGGCCTTTTGGGAAGCTTCTATGCAAGCTGAACAGCACCATCGCGTTCCTCAACATGTTTGCCAGCGTCTTCCTCCTGACGGTCATCAGCATGGACCGCTGTGTTTCCGTGGCCTTTCCCGTCTGGTCTCACAACCGCAGGAGCCCGGAGCTGGCAGCCAGGATCGCACTGGGGACATGGGGCCTGGCTCTTCTCCTCAGCTCCCCATACCTCGTCTTTCGGGACACTGTGGTCAGTTCCAGGAACGTCACCAGCTGCTATAATAACTTTGCATTGTCTGATGACTACACGTCCGAGGCAACACGGAGGCTGTGGAGGATGCGACACAAAGCGATGATCATAACGCGATTTTTGTGTGGGTTCCTCATCCCTTTCATGGTGATTCTCATCTGCTACAGCATCGTTGCTGTTAAGCTGAAAAGAAGGCAGTTAGCCAGCTCTGCAAAGCCATACAGAATTATCATCGCTGTCACAGTCTCGTTTTTCCTCTGTTATTTCCCCTATCATGTCTTCTCCTTGCTGGAAATATCAAAAAACTCTTCCAGTCATGAGATGAAAATGGCCCTTTACATAGGGATCCCCTTGGTTTCCAGCCTTGCTTTCTTCAACAGCTGCATCAACCCCATCCTGTACGTATTTGTGGGGCCGGATTTCAAGGAGAAGTTTCGCCAATCCATCCTGTCGACCTTCGAAGGGGCCTTTAGCGAGGAGTcgctcctgggcagcctgaccaGCAGGAGAAAGTCCAGATCTGCTTCGGAAGCCGAAGTCCCAAAGATCTGA
- the PRPSAP2 gene encoding phosphoribosyl pyrophosphate synthase-associated protein 2, whose translation MFCVPSTEIGAIMNITKGGLVLFSANSNSSCMELSKRIAERLGVEMGKVQVYQEPNRETRVQIQESVRGKDVFIIQTVSKDVNTTIMELLIMVYACKTSCAKSIIGVIPYFPYSKQCKMRKRGSIVSKLLASMMCKAGLTHLITMDLHQKEIQGFFNIPVDNLRASPFLLQYIQEEIPDYRNAVIVAKSPASAKRAQSFAERLRLGIAVIHGEAQDAESDMVDGRHSPPTAKNVAAIHPSLEIPMLIPKEKPPITVVGDVGGRIAIIVDDIIDDVDSFLAAAETLKERGAYKIFVMATHGLLSSDAPRLIEESAIDEVVVTNTIPHEIQKLQCPKIKTVDISMILSEAIRRIHNGESMSYLFRNIGLDD comes from the exons ATGTTTTGTGTGCCATCAACTGAAATTGGGGCCATCATGAATATAACCAAGGGTGGACTGGTGTTGTTTTCAGCTAATTCCAATTCGTCATGCATGGAACTGTCCAAGAGGATTGCCGA gcGCTTGGGAGTTGAGATGGGGAAGGTTCAGGTTTATCAGGAACCAAACAGAG AAACAAGAGTGCAGATTCAGGAGTCTGTGCGAGGAAAGGATGTATTTATCATCCAAACAGTTTCAAA GGATGTGAATACCACCATCATGGAACTCCTGATCATGGTGTACGCCTGTAAAACCTCCTGTGCCAAAAGCATTATTGGAGTGATTCCTTACTTCCCGTACAGCAAACAGTGCAAGATGAGGAAAAGGGGCTCCATTGTCTCTAAATTACTGGCTTCAATGATGTGCAAAGCTG gactaACTCATCTCATTACCATGGATTTACACCAGAAGGAAATACAGGGCTTCTTCAATATCCCAGTTGATAACTTGAGAGCATCACCCTTTTTACTACAGTACATTCAGGAAGAG ATACCAGACTACAGGAATGCTGTAATTGTGGCCAAATCACCTGCATCTGCAAAGAG GGCACAATCATTTGCTGAGCGGTTACGGTTGGGAATTGCTGTGATTCACGGGGAAGCCCAAGATGCCGAGTCCGACATGGTGGATGGTCGACATTCACCACCTACAGCAAAGAATGTTGCTGCTATTCATCCCAGTTTGGAGATACCCA TGCTGATTCCCAAGGAAAAGCCACCCATCACAGTTGTTGGAGATGTGGGAGGAAGAATAGCTATCATTGTG GATGACATCATAGATGACGTTGACAGCTTCCTTGCTGCAGCTGAGACCCTCAAGGAGAGGGGAGCTTACAAGATCTTTGTAATGGCCACACATGGCCTCTTATCCTCAGATGCTCCCAGACTGATAGAGGAATCTGCAATCGATGAA gtGGTGGTTACAAATACAATTCCACATGAAATACAGAAACTCCAGTGCCCTAAAATCAAGACTGTGGATATCAGCATGATCCTCTCAGAAGCCATTCGCAGGATCCACAATGGGGAGTCCATGTCGTACCTTTTCAGAAATATAGGACTGGATGATTAA